The following are encoded in a window of Scophthalmus maximus strain ysfricsl-2021 chromosome 6, ASM2237912v1, whole genome shotgun sequence genomic DNA:
- the LOC118309764 gene encoding chromosome partition protein Smc, producing the protein MPRSFASYLDWSRRMSSSSLEQRHLELKEVAQAVIRPLKSGLHSFNNVLEMLLRVNADIVLPDSQTFRDIRQEIENMKQQMEESEQVARRELQQLDGETEHLTAEQSHLANQKSQRELEIEGLKIQLESNRSSLESYKEALERERDNLKSAENTRDKMIDRRDGGENVRNAGIGITFIPIVGWIAGPIMIAAGESERSMASDAVDSANREIENCESQVSSHSQKVSEYNSLICQAQREIQETDNKIREVEATLRSVAVKREAVSNVQQKIRCAVHQLGKLCGVGNVAELQTQRLILLEPVVKVMEEMTTALGQISGNELLHTEGINSLMWDIKEKQTKLNQLVDTNMSIDDDYY; encoded by the exons ATGCCGAGATCATTTGCTTCCTATTTGGACTGGAGCAGACGGATGTCATCAAG TTCTTTAGAGCAACGGCACCTGGAGTTGAAGGAAGTGGCCCAGGCTGTGATTAGGCCACTAAAGAGTGGGCTCCATTCCTTCAACAATGTCTTAGAGATGCTCCTCCGTGTCAATGCAGACATTGTCCTTCCTGATAGCCAGACTTTTCGTGACATTAGACAAGAGATTGAGAACATGAAGCAGCAGATGGAAGAGTCGGAGCAGGTAGCCAGAAGAGAGCTTCAGCAGCTTGATGGGGAGACTGAACATCTCACTGCAGAGCAGAGTCATTTAGCAAACCAGAAAAGCCAGAGAGAGCTTGAGATAGAAGGCTTAAAAATACAGCTGGAGTCAAACAGATCCTCTCTGGAGAGTTACAAAGAagctctggagagagagagggataacCTGAAGTCAGCAGAAAACACCCGAGATAAAATGATAGATAGGAGAGATGGGGGCGAAAACGTAAGAAATGCTGGGATTGGTATCACGTTTATCCCAATTGTGGGGTGGATTGCTG GACCAATTATGATTGCAGCTGGTGAAAGCGAGAGGAGCATGGCCTCTGATGCTGTGGACAGCGCTAATAGGGAGATAGAGAACTGTGAATCTCAGGTTAGCTCACACTCCCAAAAAGTGTCTGAGTACAATTCCTTGATTTGTCAAGCTCAGCGTGAAATCCAAGAGACTGACAACAAGATTCGTGAGGTGGAGGCCACACTGCGGAGTGTGGCTGTGAAGAGGGAGGCTGTTTCTAATGTTCAACAAAAAATTAGATGTGCTGTCCATCAGCTGGGGAAGCTGTGTGGGGTGGGGAACGTGGCAGAGCTGCAGACCCAACGCCTAATCCTGTTGGAGCCTGTGGTGAAGGTAATGGAGGAAATGACCACAGCACTGGGTCAGATCTCTGGAAATGAGCTGCTGCACACTGAGGGCATAAACAGCTTGATGTGggacattaaagaaaaacagaccaaaCTAAACCAACTTGTTGACACCAATATGAGtattgatgatgattattactGA